In Panicum virgatum strain AP13 chromosome 5K, P.virgatum_v5, whole genome shotgun sequence, the genomic window AGCTGCTGattagatgtactaccttgcATAAATTTTGAAGCTGCAGAATCTGTTCTTAGCTTATGTTTTAAAATAGTCAAAATCTTTCatgattttcttttctcttttaaaaattgccacccaattctttttatgaagtaaagttaagattagaactactctataaacgattgcccatatgttAAGTTTTGTTGCtagttgttagactacaactttatcgtgaaatgtATGTGTTTGACCAACCCCTATGAGTAACTCCTACGGTACTCTATACCATACACGTAGCAAAGTCAACTGGGATAGCCGTTACACGGGCGCACCCTGCGGTTCCACACAGCTCCCAGCGCACGCGTCGTATGTGCTGCAGCTAGTTTTGAGAAGCTGGGTATGTACACACGATTGTTAAAACTGATACGCACGTGTTGTTCTCTTAATGAAATGCGTGCCAGGCATGTCAATTTTTGATCAAATAAATCTCCGTAAGTTCCACAAAGAGAGAAAAATTTGCAACAATAATGGACTTTTTTTTCGAAACACCAGTACAAACTCAGACGCTCACAACGCAAAAACCACAATGTAAATCTTGAGTTGTATGAGAGAGTAGAGTGAGTGAGTTATACATTATGGTTTCACACACTTAACCATTATGTACACAGAAATCTACTTTTTGATATTTTTGTTAAATTCTACATGTCATAATAGGTTTATGGCaaaaattttacttttttttgatatgttttgctatatgttttcatttaaataaaattttagaataaaaggaaaattatttgtaggggcgggtggggacgtcacccgcccctaaaaatccatttttagggatgggtgatggagtgacccgcccctacaaatgattttcACTTTTATTATAGAAATTTGTTTAATTCTGAAAtacgtccggatactccggctatatgtccggatagtccggacagACGTTCGGACATCCGATCTTCGAGCCGGATACTTCGGCTATATGTCTGGATACTCCAGAgagaaaattatttaattcacaaaaaatagaaaaacacaTCAAAAAAAGATGAAATTTGTACCATAGGCCTATTGTGATCTATAAAACTAGAAAATAATATCAAAGGcatatttcagtgtatatagtgattatgagtgtggaaaccacaatgtaagtcttgagttgtatgagaGAGTAGAGCGAGTAAATTATACATTATGGTTTCACACACCTAACCAATATGTACACAGAAATATACTTTTTGATATTTTTGTTAAATTCTACATGTCATAATAGGGTTATGGCAAAAATTTCacttttctttatatgttttgctatatgttttcatttaaacaaaattttagatccgTATGCTTGCAAGACTGTGAAGTTATTGGCTCAAGCAGGATCGACTGGCCCACCCCCGTCGCGTCCCCGATCCCTCATCTCCCGCAACCTTATCATCTCCCGTGCTTCTCTCTTCCTCGCATCTCTCATTCTCTCTCCCTTATTTATCATCTATCTCTCTCCTACCTTATCTGCATGCGGCGGGAGCAGCGTGCGGCGGCCGATgggcgcggcgtgcggcggccgaTGGGTGCTGTGTGCGGCGggcgtggcggccggtgggcccCTAGACCTCCCTTCTACTGCGGGCATGGACAGCTGGACCTCCTGCGGCCTAGAGTTCTTGGTAATCGAGTTCTACTTGTCTACTTGATTTCTTGGTAATGAAGTTCTACTTGATTTCTTAGTAATTGTTGAGAATGAAAGTGAACAGAGAATGAAAATGAGGGAACAGCTGATTCTCATTGACGAATTGTGTACAATATATACCCACCGAACAGACAGGATTGCCTCTTGGAGGCACCCCTTCGGGGTGGTGGGATCCCCTTGTTGTAATTACATATTTACATAGAAGGACATCCTAATTGATCACTAATGTAACTTCTTATTtcataacactcccccttgatcagTTAGCTTCTTCTTGAggtcttgtaatcaatcgaATAACTCCTTGAAAACCCTATGGAAAAAATCAGGAGATGTATAGATATGTCATGGGAAaaactgtggcagaaccacctgaattattccggctcaagtgcgctggccatcaccataaaggaaaCACCGGCTCGAACgtacttcaaacggaacaattattggtctatcgggtaacgtcccgatacaaccaccgaatcttggatcgaacaagcatacccgcacgaaggcgagtccagagatattacaaccatatattttacaacacaggcataatagTTATTACAACatgttcaaagtattattacaggtccaaacttagtaaaatgTTATACatgacataagtttaaagttcagagttaaagcagcggaaagataACACGACGGCTataacacgtcgcaaaaggataacaagctagcccaagtaaggtatcactcgtcggggtcattgccggccggggacggatcccactccatggaccagccaggaggcaaagagcagggccaagtcagactagcgatttggtcctcaaaactcCTACCTGAAATAGGAtttaacagcaaggctgagtatactaatactcagcaagtcttaaccgtcaacggatatacttagtccacttaactagactatgcaaggttctgaAAGGCTCTGGGTTTCCTTTTTgctaaaaagcaacaaagagtaggtccttaatttcatattttagctatcaatattctagttgattaaccattctatgtaagcatctaactctaatcaaccatggaagaactttagtcaaacatcaagattgatcataataacattactattattactctgtgtggcaaagggatcaagtagtctcaatatccgcgagaaacaaacgattcgaatcggatttccaaccttgcaaagtaaacctaacacacacgtttggaacaccgtcgggtcgttcccaaacaaccgttgacctttcattccggcttgtggatagggtcactctccccgactacaggcaACAACATCCTCCCTGCAACCGtggtgttgcacaacataaacaataataaaaacctatctctaagagagagtgaaaggtatatccactcaccgggctgatcagttactaggcttaccgtgtaccatatttacggcatgtggctagtacgttcaaatacttaaccaccgctaccacacaccgcgaccttaacaagtttttcaacacagacggacttcaacaaatccgtccatgatccttataatgattgcagaaagtaaacaagcaactcctatagagctcgcgagtgataggcaatcactcgacttttaccggtcctattagcagcTATTCGAATTCTGactctagtgttcaatcaataggaacctagaattttgcatctaaggttttcaatcaactccaataacttaaatgcacaagtaaatagtatATAAAGtacataatttgaaatactaggtttatgtccggggcttgccttcgcggtagtcactagctaattcagccttgggctcttccggactttggcccgggtcttcagtcagtgtagcggcgttcacctgggcttcttgatcatcTCCTTCGGACTCCGGAATCAGCTCGTATGTAATTTGTAATTCCTGGCATTCTATATGTGTGGTAGtaatctccccctaatgcctggAATTTTCCTCAAAAATAATCAACATATGGGCTTGTGAATGAATAAATTAATCCCTTATGAGTAATCCAAGATATTTTATTAATGACGGATAAATATCTTGTATGGATCTCAATGCCCATGGATGTATGCTGCGGTGGTGATATCGGTATGTTTGAAATATAACCGACACACAGATGGGAAATATTTGGCTGAGGCTAAGATTCCACGTACTTACTGCAACGGGAGGCATCGTTTTGATAGCAGttatatgaatttgaattaagTTTACGGTATTTAAGACCATATGATGCCAACATGATGTTGACTGCAATTCTATGATAATGGTCGATCAAGTAAGTTATTCTCTTGGTAAGAGATTTGGCTAATCCATTTTGTGTATGTACAAATATATCACATTAATGCCTAGAGCCATACAATAATAATTGAAGGCTTTTGAGGAGAATTTATCGGCATTGTTAATCCTGATGGATTTGATTGTGTGTTCCGGATAATATGCTCTTTAATTTGATAATTTGAAcaaataatcatgcttagcatgattTCTTGTGGATAACAATACATACGGAACCATCTAGTTGATGCATCAATAAGTACCATGAAGTACCAATTTGGTCCGACTAATGGATGAATGGACCTCAAATGTCTCCTTGAATGTGTTCAAGGAACTATAGTGGTTCAGCCTTGATTTTAAAATAAGAGGTTTTTAAGATTAATTTTCCCATGGTACATGTTGTGCACACAAATCTGAAGATTTGggaaaattttgaaatatttatGTGGTGACCAATTGAATTGCCGATAATTTTTATGTCATCCATATCCAAGGATGATTAAGGCGATAATGCCGTGTCTTGAGGATATCAAGATTATGAAAATTATCGTGTACGCAATATTTCTACGGGTTTGATGTATGTGATATACAACCCTGTTGGTGTTGAAGGAATTCTTTCAAGCATTTGCTTGATATATCCGTGATTTTATGATGAATTGATATTCATTATTGTCGTCATCATGTGTTTCCACATGGAAACCTTTGTGACGGATATTTTTTAACTCAATAGGGTATTATTTAAATTGGAATGTAGGAACGTGTCCTCAATTGCTAACTGGGTACCCATAGAGAAAATTAATCTGCCTCGACCAAAAATCAATTGATCACAATATCGCAGTATACGATTTGTGTGAAATTTCCTTTACTCTTTGTGAGAGTTTGGAAGTTTTAATTTTCCCGAGTATAGTGTTAGTGGTGTCATGCCCACTAAGTCCATTCTTACTCGTTGAAGCCTCGTGGCGTAGTTTTTGTTGCTCTTGCCGACTTGCTGTGACGGTGCAGAGGAGAGTTATCGTCGAGTTCCGGTAGGAGCAAAGCAATTCGACGAGTTCTGTGTCGGGGGTGTTCCCGTCGAGTTTCTGGTTTGTGCCCAGTAAAGAGCAAAGTGGCTGTCTCTGTTCTTGCCGTGGATGCCGGTGGCCAGCCGTTCTTCTAGATGAACTCAGCGATTCTGATCATGCATGGccgtcggcgaggcgagcggcaGTCCGGCGACGATGAAGCCTCCCCGTGGTTGATGACGCATGCATGCGGTGATGGCAACCGGCAGCGTGCCGTCCCAAAGACATGGTGCCGCAGGATTGATTCTTCTCCTCTTAGAGCTCAGGGAGCGTGAGGCCTTCTCGTTTGCCTTCTGGGCGAGTTTCCTAGGTCGGGGATGGAACTATGTGACTGATAACGTATGATTCTGGCTACAGAGCCTATCAATTGAAAATCAGGTGGGGAACCTTTCCCCCCGTtgccattcaaaaaaaaaaactatgtcaCTGATAACGTGTTGAGAATGAAAGTGAACAGAGAATGAAAATGAGGGAACAATTGATTCTCATTGATGAATTGTGTACAATATATACCCACCGAACAGACAGGATTGCCTCTTGGAGGCACCCCTTCGGGGTGGTGGGATCCCTTGTTGTAATTACATATTTACATATAAGGACATCCTAATTGATCACTAATGTAACTTCTTATTTCATAACACTAATCGAGTTCTTGATGGATTCTTCTTGGGGTAGGAACTGACGAGCGCAGGCCCGGTGCCCGGATCATGCCCACGGCCGTGGACATGCAGGCGCTGTTCAACGCGGACGGCGTTGtgaagctgcggcggcgcggcgctccgACGGCGTTGTGGAGctgcggcgacgcggaggagcgCGCGATGGGGCGCGCTCGCTCGGCGGCTCGACGCAGGGCTGCAGGAGCCGGGGGGGTGCGCTCGCTCGGCGGCACGAGCATGGCGGCGGCCTGGTGCGTCCGCGAcctggccagcggcggcggggctggccCGGACGGCGGGCGcatctatttttttttatttttttaaatcgattactaggggcgggtgacgggatgatccgcccctagaaatcgatttttaggggcgggtgacggggTGACCCGTCCTTAGAAATCTATTTTTAGGGGGTCGATGGAGTGACCCGCCCCTTAAATGGATTTGTAGAGGCGGATGAAGGGGTGACCTGCCCCTAGAAATAGGTCAGACCAGTTCAGGCAGAGCTTCACAAACACCTAAAATcaacgagctcgggagggacgcCGTCAGAGCTCGTgaagctagggttgctctgagatcggcaggccactcagaacgtcttcaaatgcCGTTGAGACGAAGGACAAAAGCaattagggtttggaaagagatagggtttgagagataaaaagtaatgcaattttgtgattgattcgattgggaataaactcaatcggccttagcctttatatttataggccggggaagacgtaccccttcacgagtaggtttacaaaaggactctACACAAAAACCCTaactctactcggactgtacaaacgagaccggtctaaccggctagctcgaccggtcagaccggtcggtctcaGCACGTGCCCAAAacggctgtcaacatatgccccctgcttTTTATTGAGTTTACAAGCTAAAAAGCAAAATACAGAGTCTATGCTATATAGTACAAGGGCCTAAAAAATACTGCAAAGGATGATAAAAAATcggccatcttcatcttcatgcaTCTTGCCACACACTGgggtaatatttcttcaagtatctcccattgatagcccttGGTAGACGATCTCCTTGCAAAGTCTCCAGCATATATGAATTCCCGAAGATAATTTTAACAATCTTGTGTGGACCTTCCCAACTCGGCGACCACTTACCAAACTTATTGTTTTTCGTCCCAAGAGGCAATAtccaaaccagctcaccaaTCTGAAAAGATTTACCTTTTaccttgttgtaagctctagcaacccgaagcttgtctttttcaatctccttcaaagcccTCAAACGTTTATaggtcacctcatcaatgttATCCATCATtaaatcatggtaatcaacagctGAAAAGGTCATTTTATCTAGCCAATCTatatgcgtccagatttacctcaacaggtaaaacggcctcttgaccatacacaagctcaaaaggagtaactttagtagcaccatgtctagatatacaaTGAGCtcataatgcttcggataacacctcatgccacctcttaggatttttctctattttcttcttaataagtttgatcaaaattttaTTGCTTGActcggcctgaccattggcctgagcataatatggagatgaattgagcaatttaATCTTGTACAATTCGGTAAAAGCACACacctcctttgaaataaatgaagaaccttgatccgttgtcaaagtttgaggaataccgaatctgtgaataatatgctccgtaataaactcaatcacctctctatgtgtcatattcttcaaagaaaCCGCTTCACTccatttagtaaaataatccgtagc contains:
- the LOC120707502 gene encoding uncharacterized protein LOC120707502 is translated as MRREQRAAADGRGVRRPMGAVCGGRGGRWAPRPPFYCGHGQLDLLRPRVLGTDERRPGARIMPTAVDMQALFNADGVVKLRRRGAPTALWSCGDAEERAMGRARSAARRRAAGAGGVRSLGGTSMAAAWCVRDLASGGGAGPDGGRIYFFLFF